TTCCATCAGGGCATCGGCCCGCGATTTTTCGGCCAGTTCACGTTGGTTCGCACGGCCGGTGATGATAATGACGGGCAGCAAAGGATTGACTTTCGCCAGCCAATCCAGGGTCGCCCAGCCGTTTTTTCCGGGCAGATTGAGATCCAGGAGCAGCAGGTCAATTCTTCCGGTTCCGCACCTTTCCACTGCATCTTTACCGGTTTCGGCCACCAGCACTTCATAGTTCTCAGCCCGCAGAACCTTGTTTAGGGCCTCCCGGATCGATTTCTCGTCATCGACCACAAGAATTTTCTCCGTCATATGATTGGCTCTGCTTTTCGGTCGTTGACCGATATCGGCTCTTGCGCAAGGAATTCAGGTTCGTTCTCCCGCACGACCAGCACCGGATACCCGGCGTGCCGCACCACCTTTTCTGCTGTACTCCCCAGCAGCACCCGGGCCACTCCGCTCCGCCCGTGGGTCGAGAGAATGATTAGATCAATCTCCAACTCACTGGCGGCCCCAACAATCTCGCGGTACGGTTCGCCTCGTTTCAGGACCGTTTCAGTCCGTACGATGTGACAAACCGACTTTCGCAAATCCTCCAATTCCGCCTTGGCTTCCGCGGTTGGATCAATGTCGGCCAACTCCAATGTGGGTGGATAACTTTGCAGGACGAAGATGAGCGTAAGATCAGCTCCGAATTGCCTGGCGAACGGCGCTGCATCATGCAGGGCTTTCCTTGAGCAGGCCGAGAAGTCAACGGACACAAGAATTTTTTTCAGTGTGAATCTCGGCACGGCTAGCCCTTCAGCTTGGGCGTGAAGCGGCAGTTGTGCCTCGCGGGTGCTGAGTTCCACCGCTAGTCCGCCC
The Verrucomicrobiia bacterium genome window above contains:
- a CDS encoding response regulator → MTEKILVVDDEKSIREALNKVLRAENYEVLVAETGKDAVERCGTGRIDLLLLDLNLPGKNGWATLDWLAKVNPLLPVIIITGRANQRELAEKSRADALMEKPLDVPLLLQTIRELLAEPMEIRAQRSSRRSSSFRFLSCDERLFRQMLNDRFTVPCPLTDRAWHLTEKD
- a CDS encoding universal stress protein, encoding MKFKPTRKAGGLAVELSTREAQLPLHAQAEGLAVPRFTLKKILVSVDFSACSRKALHDAAPFARQFGADLTLIFVLQSYPPTLELADIDPTAEAKAELEDLRKSVCHIVRTETVLKRGEPYREIVGAASELEIDLIILSTHGRSGVARVLLGSTAEKVVRHAGYPVLVVRENEPEFLAQEPISVNDRKAEPII